The proteins below are encoded in one region of Engraulis encrasicolus isolate BLACKSEA-1 chromosome 1, IST_EnEncr_1.0, whole genome shotgun sequence:
- the crb3b gene encoding protein crumbs homolog 3b produces the protein MLTVVHGAGGLLFPLALLLVTVLGLLVCAFPRRRRQEGSYQPSHEEKKQAHRQHKQQQQQHPHSAERPGLTLPLPKEERLI, from the exons ATGCTGACTGT GGTGCATGGTGCTGGGGGGCTCCTGTTCCCTCTAGCCCTACTGCTGGTCACCGTTCTAGGCCTGTTGGTGTGTGCGTTCCCGCGGCGACGGCGCCAAGAGGGCAGCTACCAGCCCAGCCACGAGGAGAAGAAACAGGCTCACCGGcaacacaagcagcagcagcagcaacatccgCACAGCGCTGAGAGACCCGGCCTTACACTGCCCCTGCCTAAGGAAGAGCGTCTCATCTGA